One window from the genome of Solea solea chromosome 2, fSolSol10.1, whole genome shotgun sequence encodes:
- the sytl5 gene encoding synaptotagmin-like protein 5 isoform X1 codes for MEEEAMEDLNLAFLLEHEREMILKVLQKDEKLRKREEKRIRKLKNELLEIRRKGTRRPEELEERQCARCLKTFGLIFDRGDLCEECQLRVCNECRVPNPKGRQWKCNVCAKISELKVVTGEWFLEERSKRFDQGGPCSDVIKQTIMSSPIITAKSSTDNLLVNAERETTGSPKSIRSTALSSVDDAKRKRRMKADKKGNRLALKPGNGVDAMSVKSASDGDAQSVRSVRSAPSPRSNRGGVVAQESSGTPTVLNNLRSQTPDRSSTASNGRRVRPDGAESVASLHSSDDTSEKRAGRHRTNSGTPVISVSRASTVSSDHSRSEMDLSVPGSEPSSEEALSLRSRSVPGLNDTEFSEDDAEEDIDALLSAHSKTPRRRLSNAVSTSSTPGSERKWGYLNVLDSDAETSSINSMMSMYSDTGDYGNARVSGEILLNINYSYKTGALNVQVKECHNLATGDERRQRTDAYVKTYLLPDMSRQSKRKTRVKANTINPVFNENLRYVISHSQLETRTLQVSVWHHDRFGHNSFLGEVELAFDNCDLDSQMEEWYALQPKVESSLDTTVQYKGELTVVLKYIPAEKNLALPLDQVQVKKSFLKSKRTSNFTLPKGGMVELLVKGAKNLTAVKSGGISDPFVKGYLLPDNNKSTKHKTAVERRTVNPQWNHTFTYCGLQPGDLNNVCLELTVWDKETMGSNVFLGGVRLGAGTGKSYSNDVDWMDSYDEEQQLWQRMIENPEVPHECTLMLRSSMRSRLYT; via the exons ATGGAGGAGGAGGCCATGGAGGATCTGAACCTGGCTTTTCTGCTGGAACACGAGAGAGAAATGATCCTGAAGGTGCTGCAGAAGGACGAGAAGCTGAGGAAGCGAGAGGAGAAGAGGATACG gaagctgaaaaatgagctCCTCGAGATCCGACGAAAAGGCACCCGTCGGCCCGAGGAGTTGGAAGAGCGACAGTGCGCCCGCTGCTTGAAGACCTTTGGCCTGATCTTCGACCGCGGGGATCTTTGCGAGGAGTGTCAGCTGCGGGTCTGCAACGAGTGCCGCGTCCCCAACCCCAAAGGCCGCCAGTGGAAGTGCAACGTCTGTGCCAAGATCTC GGAGCTGAAGGTGGTGACGGGAGAGTGGTTCCTGGAGGAGCGGTCCAAGCGCTTCGATCAGGGGGGTCCGTgcagtgatgtcatcaaacaGACAATCATGAGCAGCCCGATCA TCACAGCCAAATCCTCGACAGACAACCTGTTGGTCAACGCCGAGCGGGAAACAACCGGCTCCCCGAAATCCATCAGAAGCACAGCACTCAGCTCTGTGGACGACGCCAAGAGGAAACG aaggaTGAAGGCGGATAAGAAGGGAAACCGACTCGCCTTGAAGCCCGGAAACGGAGTCGACGCCATGAGCGTCAAGTCTGCCTCGGACGGAGACGCTCAAAGTGTTCGGAGTGTGCGCTCGGCTCCGAGTCCACGTTCAAACAG AGGAGGCGTTGTGGCCCAGGAGTCCTCGGGGACGCCAACCGTGCTCAACAACCTACGATCCCAAACTCCGGACAGATCGTCCACAGCCAGCAACGGCCGGAGGGTCAGG CCTGATGGAGCTGAAAGCGTCGCCAGTTTACACTCCAGTGACGACACTTCTGAGAAGAGAGCTGGTCGTCACAGGACCAACTCTGGCACGCCGGTCATTTCTGTGTCACGGGCCTCGACCGTCTCATCAG ATCACAGTCGCTCAGAAATGGACTTGTCAGTTCCAGGTTCTGAACCCAGCAGTGAGGAAGCCCTGAGTCTCAGAAGCCGATCGGTGCCCGGACTTAATGATACA GAGTTTTCCGAGGACGACGCGGAGGAGGACATCGATGCTCTGTTGTCCGCTCACAGCAAGACCCCGCGACGGCGCCTCAGCAACGCAGTGTCAACG tctTCCACTCCTGGCTCAGAGAGAAAGTGGGGTTACCTGAATGTCCTCGACTCGGACGCTGAGACT AGCAGCATAAACAGCATGATGAGCATGTACAGTGACACCGGTGACTATGGCAACGCCAGGGTGAGCGGCGAGATCCTGCTCAACATCAACTACAGCTACAAGACGGGCGCGCTCAACGTCCAGGTCAAAGAGTGTCACAATCTGGCAACCGGAGACGAGAGGAGGCAACGCACGGACGC CTACGTGAAGACGTACCTGCTGCCCGACATGTCACGACAGAGCAAGAGGAAGACGAGGGTGAAGGCCAACACCATCAACCCGGTGTTCAACGAGAACCTGAGG TACGTGATCAGCCACTCGCAGCTGGAGACCCGGACCCTGCAGGTCTCCGTGTGGCACCACGACAGGTTCGGACACAACAGCTTCCTGGGAGAAGTGGAGCTGGCGTTCGACAACTGTGACCTGGATTCCCAGATGGAGGAGTGGTACGCTCTGCAGCCAAAG gtggagAGCAGTTTGGACACCACGGTGCAGTATAAAGGAGAACTGACTGTCGTGTTGAAGTACATTCCTGCGGAGAAGAATCTCGCGCTGCCGCTGGACCAAGTGCAAG TGAAGAAAAGCTTCCTGAAAAGCAAGAGGACGAGCAACTTCACTCTCCCTAAAGGCGGAAtggtggagctgctggtcaaAGGAGCCAAAAATCTAACTGCCGTCAAGTCTGGAGGGATTTCTGATCCGTTTGTGAAAGG GTACCTGCTTCCTGACAACAACAAGTCGACCAAGCACAAGACGGCGGTGGAGCGGCGCACCGTGAACCCACAGTGGAACCACACCTTCACCTACTGTGGTCTTCAGCCCGGAGACCTCAACAACGTCTGCCTGGAGCTCACCGTGTGGGACAAAGAGACCATGGGCAGCAACGTCTTCCTGGGAGGAGTCAGACTCGGAGCTGGTACAG GCAAAAGCTACAGCAACGATGTGGACTGGATGGACTCGTATGACGAGGAGCAGCAGCTTTGGCAACGCATGATCGAAAACCCCGAGGTTCCTCACGAGTGTACGCTGATGCTGCGATCGAGCATGCGCAGCAGGTTGTACACATGA
- the sytl5 gene encoding synaptotagmin-like protein 5 isoform X3, with translation MEEEAMEDLNLAFLLEHEREMILKVLQKDEKLRKREEKRIRKLKNELLEIRRKGTRRPEELEERQCARCLKTFGLIFDRGDLCEECQLRVCNECRVPNPKGRQWKCNVCAKISELKVVTGEWFLEERSKRFDQGGPCSDVIKQTIMSSPIITAKSSTDNLLVNAERETTGSPKSIRSTALSSVDDAKRKRRMKADKKGNRLALKPGNGVDAMSVKSASDGDAQSVRSVRSAPSPRSNRGGVVAQESSGTPTVLNNLRSQTPDRSSTASNGRRVRPDGAESVASLHSSDDTSEKRAGRHRTNSGTPVISVSRASTVSSDHSRSEMDLSVPGSEPSSEEALSLRSRSVPGLNDTEFSEDDAEEDIDALLSAHSKTPRRRLSNAVSTSSINSMMSMYSDTGDYGNARVSGEILLNINYSYKTGALNVQVKECHNLATGDERRQRTDAYVKTYLLPDMSRQSKRKTRVKANTINPVFNENLRYVISHSQLETRTLQVSVWHHDRFGHNSFLGEVELAFDNCDLDSQMEEWYALQPKVESSLDTTVQYKGELTVVLKYIPAEKNLALPLDQVQVKKSFLKSKRTSNFTLPKGGMVELLVKGAKNLTAVKSGGISDPFVKGYLLPDNNKSTKHKTAVERRTVNPQWNHTFTYCGLQPGDLNNVCLELTVWDKETMGSNVFLGGVRLGAGTGKSYSNDVDWMDSYDEEQQLWQRMIENPEVPHECTLMLRSSMRSRLYT, from the exons ATGGAGGAGGAGGCCATGGAGGATCTGAACCTGGCTTTTCTGCTGGAACACGAGAGAGAAATGATCCTGAAGGTGCTGCAGAAGGACGAGAAGCTGAGGAAGCGAGAGGAGAAGAGGATACG gaagctgaaaaatgagctCCTCGAGATCCGACGAAAAGGCACCCGTCGGCCCGAGGAGTTGGAAGAGCGACAGTGCGCCCGCTGCTTGAAGACCTTTGGCCTGATCTTCGACCGCGGGGATCTTTGCGAGGAGTGTCAGCTGCGGGTCTGCAACGAGTGCCGCGTCCCCAACCCCAAAGGCCGCCAGTGGAAGTGCAACGTCTGTGCCAAGATCTC GGAGCTGAAGGTGGTGACGGGAGAGTGGTTCCTGGAGGAGCGGTCCAAGCGCTTCGATCAGGGGGGTCCGTgcagtgatgtcatcaaacaGACAATCATGAGCAGCCCGATCA TCACAGCCAAATCCTCGACAGACAACCTGTTGGTCAACGCCGAGCGGGAAACAACCGGCTCCCCGAAATCCATCAGAAGCACAGCACTCAGCTCTGTGGACGACGCCAAGAGGAAACG aaggaTGAAGGCGGATAAGAAGGGAAACCGACTCGCCTTGAAGCCCGGAAACGGAGTCGACGCCATGAGCGTCAAGTCTGCCTCGGACGGAGACGCTCAAAGTGTTCGGAGTGTGCGCTCGGCTCCGAGTCCACGTTCAAACAG AGGAGGCGTTGTGGCCCAGGAGTCCTCGGGGACGCCAACCGTGCTCAACAACCTACGATCCCAAACTCCGGACAGATCGTCCACAGCCAGCAACGGCCGGAGGGTCAGG CCTGATGGAGCTGAAAGCGTCGCCAGTTTACACTCCAGTGACGACACTTCTGAGAAGAGAGCTGGTCGTCACAGGACCAACTCTGGCACGCCGGTCATTTCTGTGTCACGGGCCTCGACCGTCTCATCAG ATCACAGTCGCTCAGAAATGGACTTGTCAGTTCCAGGTTCTGAACCCAGCAGTGAGGAAGCCCTGAGTCTCAGAAGCCGATCGGTGCCCGGACTTAATGATACA GAGTTTTCCGAGGACGACGCGGAGGAGGACATCGATGCTCTGTTGTCCGCTCACAGCAAGACCCCGCGACGGCGCCTCAGCAACGCAGTGTCAACG AGCAGCATAAACAGCATGATGAGCATGTACAGTGACACCGGTGACTATGGCAACGCCAGGGTGAGCGGCGAGATCCTGCTCAACATCAACTACAGCTACAAGACGGGCGCGCTCAACGTCCAGGTCAAAGAGTGTCACAATCTGGCAACCGGAGACGAGAGGAGGCAACGCACGGACGC CTACGTGAAGACGTACCTGCTGCCCGACATGTCACGACAGAGCAAGAGGAAGACGAGGGTGAAGGCCAACACCATCAACCCGGTGTTCAACGAGAACCTGAGG TACGTGATCAGCCACTCGCAGCTGGAGACCCGGACCCTGCAGGTCTCCGTGTGGCACCACGACAGGTTCGGACACAACAGCTTCCTGGGAGAAGTGGAGCTGGCGTTCGACAACTGTGACCTGGATTCCCAGATGGAGGAGTGGTACGCTCTGCAGCCAAAG gtggagAGCAGTTTGGACACCACGGTGCAGTATAAAGGAGAACTGACTGTCGTGTTGAAGTACATTCCTGCGGAGAAGAATCTCGCGCTGCCGCTGGACCAAGTGCAAG TGAAGAAAAGCTTCCTGAAAAGCAAGAGGACGAGCAACTTCACTCTCCCTAAAGGCGGAAtggtggagctgctggtcaaAGGAGCCAAAAATCTAACTGCCGTCAAGTCTGGAGGGATTTCTGATCCGTTTGTGAAAGG GTACCTGCTTCCTGACAACAACAAGTCGACCAAGCACAAGACGGCGGTGGAGCGGCGCACCGTGAACCCACAGTGGAACCACACCTTCACCTACTGTGGTCTTCAGCCCGGAGACCTCAACAACGTCTGCCTGGAGCTCACCGTGTGGGACAAAGAGACCATGGGCAGCAACGTCTTCCTGGGAGGAGTCAGACTCGGAGCTGGTACAG GCAAAAGCTACAGCAACGATGTGGACTGGATGGACTCGTATGACGAGGAGCAGCAGCTTTGGCAACGCATGATCGAAAACCCCGAGGTTCCTCACGAGTGTACGCTGATGCTGCGATCGAGCATGCGCAGCAGGTTGTACACATGA
- the sytl5 gene encoding synaptotagmin-like protein 5 isoform X2, with product MEEEAMEDLNLAFLLEHEREMILKVLQKDEKLRKREEKRIRKLKNELLEIRRKGTRRPEELEERQCARCLKTFGLIFDRGDLCEECQLRVCNECRVPNPKGRQWKCNVCAKISELKVVTGEWFLEERSKRFDQGGPCSDVIKQTIMSSPIITAKSSTDNLLVNAERETTGSPKSIRSTALSSVDDAKRKRRMKADKKGNRLALKPGNGVDAMSVKSASDGDAQSVRSVRSAPSPRSNRGGVVAQESSGTPTVLNNLRSQTPDRSSTASNGRRPDGAESVASLHSSDDTSEKRAGRHRTNSGTPVISVSRASTVSSDHSRSEMDLSVPGSEPSSEEALSLRSRSVPGLNDTEFSEDDAEEDIDALLSAHSKTPRRRLSNAVSTSSTPGSERKWGYLNVLDSDAETSSINSMMSMYSDTGDYGNARVSGEILLNINYSYKTGALNVQVKECHNLATGDERRQRTDAYVKTYLLPDMSRQSKRKTRVKANTINPVFNENLRYVISHSQLETRTLQVSVWHHDRFGHNSFLGEVELAFDNCDLDSQMEEWYALQPKVESSLDTTVQYKGELTVVLKYIPAEKNLALPLDQVQVKKSFLKSKRTSNFTLPKGGMVELLVKGAKNLTAVKSGGISDPFVKGYLLPDNNKSTKHKTAVERRTVNPQWNHTFTYCGLQPGDLNNVCLELTVWDKETMGSNVFLGGVRLGAGTGKSYSNDVDWMDSYDEEQQLWQRMIENPEVPHECTLMLRSSMRSRLYT from the exons ATGGAGGAGGAGGCCATGGAGGATCTGAACCTGGCTTTTCTGCTGGAACACGAGAGAGAAATGATCCTGAAGGTGCTGCAGAAGGACGAGAAGCTGAGGAAGCGAGAGGAGAAGAGGATACG gaagctgaaaaatgagctCCTCGAGATCCGACGAAAAGGCACCCGTCGGCCCGAGGAGTTGGAAGAGCGACAGTGCGCCCGCTGCTTGAAGACCTTTGGCCTGATCTTCGACCGCGGGGATCTTTGCGAGGAGTGTCAGCTGCGGGTCTGCAACGAGTGCCGCGTCCCCAACCCCAAAGGCCGCCAGTGGAAGTGCAACGTCTGTGCCAAGATCTC GGAGCTGAAGGTGGTGACGGGAGAGTGGTTCCTGGAGGAGCGGTCCAAGCGCTTCGATCAGGGGGGTCCGTgcagtgatgtcatcaaacaGACAATCATGAGCAGCCCGATCA TCACAGCCAAATCCTCGACAGACAACCTGTTGGTCAACGCCGAGCGGGAAACAACCGGCTCCCCGAAATCCATCAGAAGCACAGCACTCAGCTCTGTGGACGACGCCAAGAGGAAACG aaggaTGAAGGCGGATAAGAAGGGAAACCGACTCGCCTTGAAGCCCGGAAACGGAGTCGACGCCATGAGCGTCAAGTCTGCCTCGGACGGAGACGCTCAAAGTGTTCGGAGTGTGCGCTCGGCTCCGAGTCCACGTTCAAACAG AGGAGGCGTTGTGGCCCAGGAGTCCTCGGGGACGCCAACCGTGCTCAACAACCTACGATCCCAAACTCCGGACAGATCGTCCACAGCCAGCAACGGCCGGAGG CCTGATGGAGCTGAAAGCGTCGCCAGTTTACACTCCAGTGACGACACTTCTGAGAAGAGAGCTGGTCGTCACAGGACCAACTCTGGCACGCCGGTCATTTCTGTGTCACGGGCCTCGACCGTCTCATCAG ATCACAGTCGCTCAGAAATGGACTTGTCAGTTCCAGGTTCTGAACCCAGCAGTGAGGAAGCCCTGAGTCTCAGAAGCCGATCGGTGCCCGGACTTAATGATACA GAGTTTTCCGAGGACGACGCGGAGGAGGACATCGATGCTCTGTTGTCCGCTCACAGCAAGACCCCGCGACGGCGCCTCAGCAACGCAGTGTCAACG tctTCCACTCCTGGCTCAGAGAGAAAGTGGGGTTACCTGAATGTCCTCGACTCGGACGCTGAGACT AGCAGCATAAACAGCATGATGAGCATGTACAGTGACACCGGTGACTATGGCAACGCCAGGGTGAGCGGCGAGATCCTGCTCAACATCAACTACAGCTACAAGACGGGCGCGCTCAACGTCCAGGTCAAAGAGTGTCACAATCTGGCAACCGGAGACGAGAGGAGGCAACGCACGGACGC CTACGTGAAGACGTACCTGCTGCCCGACATGTCACGACAGAGCAAGAGGAAGACGAGGGTGAAGGCCAACACCATCAACCCGGTGTTCAACGAGAACCTGAGG TACGTGATCAGCCACTCGCAGCTGGAGACCCGGACCCTGCAGGTCTCCGTGTGGCACCACGACAGGTTCGGACACAACAGCTTCCTGGGAGAAGTGGAGCTGGCGTTCGACAACTGTGACCTGGATTCCCAGATGGAGGAGTGGTACGCTCTGCAGCCAAAG gtggagAGCAGTTTGGACACCACGGTGCAGTATAAAGGAGAACTGACTGTCGTGTTGAAGTACATTCCTGCGGAGAAGAATCTCGCGCTGCCGCTGGACCAAGTGCAAG TGAAGAAAAGCTTCCTGAAAAGCAAGAGGACGAGCAACTTCACTCTCCCTAAAGGCGGAAtggtggagctgctggtcaaAGGAGCCAAAAATCTAACTGCCGTCAAGTCTGGAGGGATTTCTGATCCGTTTGTGAAAGG GTACCTGCTTCCTGACAACAACAAGTCGACCAAGCACAAGACGGCGGTGGAGCGGCGCACCGTGAACCCACAGTGGAACCACACCTTCACCTACTGTGGTCTTCAGCCCGGAGACCTCAACAACGTCTGCCTGGAGCTCACCGTGTGGGACAAAGAGACCATGGGCAGCAACGTCTTCCTGGGAGGAGTCAGACTCGGAGCTGGTACAG GCAAAAGCTACAGCAACGATGTGGACTGGATGGACTCGTATGACGAGGAGCAGCAGCTTTGGCAACGCATGATCGAAAACCCCGAGGTTCCTCACGAGTGTACGCTGATGCTGCGATCGAGCATGCGCAGCAGGTTGTACACATGA